ATGGGGGAGCCGACTCTTGCCGTGCGCGACGCCTACCGCGCTCTGGGGCTGATGGTCCCGGATCAGGGGCATACCCCGGACGATCACCTGGCCTTTGAACTGGATCTGGCGGCGGCAATGCCCGGTCTGGGGGAGGGCGGTGACGGCGTTGTCGCCGAGGTCCGGGAGTGGCTGCTCGAAGAACACCTGCCCGGTTGGGTCCCGGCCTTTATCGAGGCCGTTCAGGCGCAGCCGGACGTGAGCGCGCCGGTGAAGATGGCCGTGGACGCGCTTGGCCAATGGCTCGAAACCACCCGATCCGCGGCAAGGACCGGACAAGCATAGGCAAACTTTCAACGTGATCTGGAGGAGGATCATATGACAGCGAAAAAATGTACGTTCAGCAGACGGCGTTTCCTGCAAGGGGCAGCCGTTGCGGGCGCGGCGGCAGTCCTGCCGTGTTCCCTGCTGGTGCCGGGCAAGGCAGAGGCCGCAGCGTTCAGCGAAGGGGACTTTGAGAGCTTCCGCAACGCCTGCCCACGCAACTGCTACGACACCTGCAGCATCAAGACCTACGTTCAGGACGGGGTCGTCAAATTCATCGAGGGCGCGTCGGAGTCCACCTTCACGGACGGTGGCCTGTGCGTGAAGGGATACGCCTATACCCGGCGGCCCTACAGCCCGGACCGGGTCAAGTATCCCATGGTTCAGGACGGACGCCGTTCAGGCAAGTGGCGGCGGGTCTCCTGGGACGAGGCCCTGGACATGATCGCCAAGAAGATGCTCAAGCTCAAAGAGGAGGACGGCAGCCTGCTCGGCCTGGGTATGACCAAGTATTCCGGAAACTTCGGCATCACGAACTACGGCGTGGAAGGAATGATGTCCTCGCTCGGCTACACCACCCGTTTTGTCGGCACCCCGTGCTGGCCCGCCGGAATCGACGCC
The sequence above is a segment of the uncultured Pseudodesulfovibrio sp. genome. Coding sequences within it:
- a CDS encoding molecular chaperone TorD family protein is translated as MADHAHIRDGARVLRDFFASRDAADLERASDAVSDHFHLTLAHNTDWTDAEYDFNRLFVGPMSVPAPPFASAYQTEPALMGEPTLAVRDAYRALGLMVPDQGHTPDDHLAFELDLAAAMPGLGEGGDGVVAEVREWLLEEHLPGWVPAFIEAVQAQPDVSAPVKMAVDALGQWLETTRSAARTGQA